The Canis lupus dingo isolate Sandy chromosome 4, ASM325472v2, whole genome shotgun sequence genome contains a region encoding:
- the STC2 gene encoding stanniocalcin-2, whose translation MCAERLGQFVTLALVLATFDLARGTDATNPPEGPQDRGSQQKGRLSLQNTAEIQHCLVNAGDVGCGVFECFENNSCEIRGLHGICMTFLHNAGKFDAQGKSFIKDALKCKAHALRHRFGCISRKCPAIKEMVFQLQRECYLKHDLCSAAQENTRVMVEMIHFKDLLLHEPYVDLVNLLLTCGEEVKEAITHSVQAQCEQNWGSLCSILSFCTSAIQRPPTVPPERQLQVDRAKLSKTHHGEAGHHVSEPSSWETGRGTKGEGGSKSHLNAHARGRAVGQGGQGTSGSSEWEEEPSEYSDIRR comes from the exons ATGTGTGCTGAGCGGCTGGGCCAGTTCGTGACCCTGGCTTTGGTATTGGCCACCTTCGACCTGGCGCGGGGGACCGACGCCACCAACCCGCCGGAGGGTCCCCAAGACAGGGGCTCCCAGCAGAAAGGCCGCCTGTCCCTGCAGAACACAG CGGAAATCCAACACTGTTTGGTCAACGCTGGCGATGTGGGGTGTGGTGTGTTTGAATGTTTCGAGAACAACTCTTGTGAGATTCGAGGCTTACATGGGATTTGCATGACTTTTCTACACAACGCTGGAAAATTTGATGCCCAG GGCAAATCATTCATCAAAGATGCCTTGAAATGTAAGGCCCATGCTCTGCGGCATCGATTTGGCTGCATAAGCCGGAAGTGCCCAGCCATTAAGGAAATGGTGTTCCAGTTACAACGGGAATGCTACCTCAAACACGATCTGTGCTCTGCTGCCCAGGAGAACACCCGGGTCATGGTGGAGATGATCCACTTCAAGGACTTACTGCTGCATGA ACCCTACGTGGACCTGGTGAACCTGCTGTTGACCTGTGGGGAGGAGGTGAAGGAGGCCATCACCCACAGTGTTCAGGCTCAGTGTGAGCAGAACTGGGGAAGCCTGTGCTCCATCTTGAGCTTCTGCACCTCAGCCATCCAGAGGCCCCCCACGGTACCCCCTGAGCGCCAACTCCAAGTGGACAGAGCCAAGCTCTCCAAGACCCACCACGGGGAGGCAGGTCACCACGTCTCAGAGCCCAGTAGTTGGGAGACAGGCCGAGGCACCAAGGGCGAGGGAGGTAGCAAAAGCCACCTGAACGCACATGCCCGGGGCAGGGCGGTCGGCCAAGGGGGCCAGGGAACTTCTGGAAGCAGCGAGTGGGAGGAGGAACCCTCCGAGTATTCCGATATCCGGAGGTGA